One window of Populus nigra chromosome 5, ddPopNigr1.1, whole genome shotgun sequence genomic DNA carries:
- the LOC133694274 gene encoding protein LIGHT-DEPENDENT SHORT HYPOCOTYLS 4-like — translation MNSIQEMESSNSENTSFNSIGNINTTNTAMSVSNLPPPSSTTPSRYENQKRRDWNTFGQYLKNHRPPLSLSRCSGAHVLEFLRYLDQFGKTKVHTPICPFYGHPNPPAPCPCPLRQAWGSLDALIGRLRAAFEENGGKPEANPFGARAVRLYLREVRDLQSKARGISYEKKKRKRPPQQQIQALPLPLPLPMPPPPGAT, via the coding sequence ATGAATTCAATCCAAGAAATGGAGAGCTCCAACTCTGAAAACACAAGTTTCAACAGCATAGGCAACATCAACACCACCAACACAGCCATGTCAGTCTCAAACTTGCCACCACCATCCTCCACCACTCCGAGTCGCTATGAGAATCAAAAGCGCCGAGACTGGAACACCTTTGGCCAGTACCTCAAGAACCACAGGCCTCCTCTTTCTCTGTCCAGGTGCAGTGGTGCTCATGTCCTTGAATTCCTTCGCTACCTTGACCAATTTGGCAAGACCAAAGTGCACACTCCAATCTGCCCCTTTTATGGCCACCCAAACCCACCCGCCCCCTGCCCATGCCCTCTCCGCCAGGCCTGGGGTAGCCTTGACGCGCTCATTGGACGCCTCCGAGCAGCCTTTGAGGAAAATGGAGGGAAACCTGAAGCAAACCCTTTTGGAGCTCGTGCTGTTAGGCTGTATCTTCGTGAGGTTCGTGATTTGCAGTCTAAAGCAAGAGGGATTAGCTATGAGAAAAAGAAGCGTAAGCGTCCACCACAGCAACAAATCCAAGCCCTGCCACTGCCACTTCCACTGCCAATGCCACCACCACCAGGTGCAacttaa